ACGTTGTTCGAGTTTGGAGAAGGTATGAACAtttgaagaaaaggaagaatgTTTCAGTTTCATGTAATCAATCTCGTAGGAAGATGAGAATGTACGATTTGTTTACAGTCAATTGTTTTTAACTTATAGAAGTGGAATATTTTATTTGTGATTAAAAACCATAAAAAAGCATTAGTCAATAGCCAAGAAAACATGTCGAATTACGCATTTGCTttgtttatttgatttttgtaacccttatttgatttttcaatttttgggGTTTTCTTAGCTTTGTTTACTCGAATTCAACGTGTTTGGATTTGGGTACTTGGCCTTGCAAATAATTGTTAATGGTAGACTTATCTTTTtaactctaaagaaaaaaataatagtttgaaatgTATACTTTCATTGGGTatttgaaagaaaggaaatgatGATAGTAATAGAAACTTTATTTCTATGGGGCGAGTGGGTATATAGCATTTGACCCAAAATATATTAAGGATATagcaaaaattataaaaaattgcaaatatggcaatttttaataaaaaagacgAAATTACCCCTACATATATTTTCTTCCACTTCGCGTTTCAAGCAGATTCTTCGCGAGTGGGAAAGTGCAGACGATTTCAAGCACATTGTGGAGTCTGCGTTTCATCCTCTTCctattttcttccactttcttcctACTCCCATTTGGTTTTCCGGTGCCGGTACTTTCCTcctctttctattttcttccactttcttcctACTCCCATTTGGTTTTCCGGTGCTGGTGCCGTTCTGCCCtactattttcttctattttgttttccttCCGCCACGCTGCAGGtactattttcttctattttgttttcattCCACCGCACTACGTTCTACGCTATGTTTTTCAGTTTGTGTCTATCAATGATgtgtttctatcactgatttAGAGTTTAACTTATTTATGTTGAAATGTTTAACATGCAGATCTGttttaggtttgtgtgttagtgtataGGGTTAGAATTTATCGGTGATATATTTGTATCACTGATAGTCTTGAGGGATatttagtttgtttgcattggGATGTTAGTAGATAACCATTTAACGGGCATTGTTGTTGCCTGGGGTCTATCGTTGATATGTTTCAATCCCTGATAGTCTTCGAAGATGTTTAGCCTGTTTGACTTGGGAAATTAGTAAAAGCTCTAGTCTAATTTAGATTTTGTGTGTTATGTTGCTTAGGGTCTGTCAGTGATAAGTTTCTATCACTGATTAATGAATTTGGAGGATGTTTAACTGGTTTATGTTGGAATGTATAACATGTTGATCTGttttaggtttgtgtgttagtgtatagggttagggtctatcagtgataatttagtttaatgtatatttttagtttagtgtataggtttgtgtgttagtgtatatttttatgtgatgttgtttatgttctatcagtgatatgtttcAAGAGCCCTTGGAAAAGAATCCTCCTCCACCAATAAGTTTAGAAATGATTGATGCTGATGTTGATAAAGAGAAAGAGGTAAAATTATTAATAgttcttttacttttattttttccaagaCTATTATGTTTGTGTgtgaaaagtctatcaatggtagaattgtatcaatgatagactattctttctatgatttaagtctattagtgatagactatTCTGAAATCTCAATTCTGATtcaaaagtctatcaatgataggataTTGACAATTTCTATAATTCTTTTCATTGCAATACTAATATTAATATCTACAAAAGATTGAAGATAATGAGGAACCGAGGAAGATGATAATCATCGTGAAAATAAGTCAAAAATGGTGCATGACACATCAAACAAAGTGAAGGTATTATAATAATcacattttgttgttttatgatagacttaatgtatatatgtagataaactctaattcaatattatatatttttaggTTGTTCAAGAAAAGGCAAAAGTGAAAATTATGGAAATAGCGACGAATATTGAAAAAGCTAGGCCGAAGAGACAACCTAAACCATCAAAGAAAGTGTTGGAGAATGTGAAAGAACAAAAGAATGTAAGAGGCAAGAAGAATGATTCTCCAAAACCAACAAGACATTCTCCTAGAATAAAGGATCTAGCACCTAGTTTTGATTTGCAAATCTCTCAATTATAAGTAGATGGATATTGTAGTGCAgtagttttgttgatatttgtGGTAGACTTCACATTGCAAATCTCTTAATATTTAGTAGATAGATATTGTAGTGCAATAGTTGTTTTGTGGATGTTTGTGACAGAGTTCACATTGGACCTTCATATGCTGTTAGTTGATTTTACCATATTAATGAAGAAAAAGTTTTTTGTCTGTCTTTGTTTGCATTGAGATTAGTATTTATTGAACCATTCCTTTCATAAATTATCCATTCTAGTTCCTTCAGTTGTACATTGGTTCCTATCATTGGTGATGACTACACaataaagtctatcattgatagaaactatctatgatagactttatagtggattacttcatattactactTTACAACATAGTCTTGAgaaaaagatagattattatTGAAAGGTTTGAACTATTCCTTTCATCAATTATCCCTTTTAGTTCCTTCAATTGTATATTGGTTTCTATCACTGGTAGAAACTATTGGTGATATCTACACAATaaaatctattattgatagaaactatctgtgatagactttacaataaaatcacttttacttttatagtcttgagaaaaaggtagattattattgaacggtttgagtcaaacaaatagaaagtattTACTACACACACAAAATAAATGCTCTATATGCTAAAGCTAAAAGTTTATTATAGAAAACATAATATCACGTCACTGTAAAAATGGTGGAAATTTACAATTTCTACGATTGTGACCAGCACGATGACAATGGCTGCATCTTGAGTGACTTTTCTTCTCGCCAATTGataatattctttgttttcgCGGTCGTCCTGCTCGACGCTTGAAAGTTGGAGGTAGTATGTTATTCTCAATCCCAATAGATTTCCAATTGGCATGGTTCCCAACCGGACGAACTGATCCAGTATAAGTTGAAATCAAAGTACTTGACAAAAAATACTTGGAAACAAAAGAGTAAGTATTCATATTACGCCCACGAAGGAGATGCATCAAATcgaacttctcttaatatcaaactcacaaaattttcaaaagacATCATCTCATCAACCAATACACCTGTAGTCTTGTAATTCAAGTAACTATTTGTATCATCCCACTGTCCACTATGAAACACTACTATTGGAAGCTTAATCATAATTCCAAATTACTGCAGAATTAAAAAAAGTAGTGTATTAGTGCTAGAAGACAAagtgtctatcaatgatagacttgtatcatagtgtattagtgatagacttttatcagtgatacactagaatacaagtctatcactatcattaatagaaaatGATAGACATGTAATTCTgcaagaattaaaaaaaatagtgtattagtgctagaagacaaagtgtctatcagtgatagacttgtatcatagtgtattagtgatagacttctatcagtgatacactaggatacaagtctatcactatcattaatagaaaatGATAGACATGTAATTCTGCAAGAAGATGAATTCATATCCAAGATTACAAACAGAAaaactaaaatactaaaaagaaagaatctaGAGATTTAACGAAACTAAAATCAAAGACTACATACCAGATGATTTAacgaaaataagaaaaaattgaCAATAAGATGACGACTGGTTGGAGGCGGAAGAAGTTGTGGTTGGAGGCGAAAGAAGTTGTGGTTGGAGACCGAAGATGACGACTGGTTGGAGGCGGAATGTAACGCCCagcttttcttttcgtttttcttttattttttttttttatttcttttgtcttGCTGGAATTAATAGGGGGAAACCCTTATTAAACTAAGGTTggaatttattctatttttttttttttatttattaaaggaggatttaatcaattaattagtagcaactaatttataagcttggaaagggtcaagggtgtttcattgaagagagagagaagagagatacttttggaaataaataataaaataatagaaaggaaattagtttctctcttatttaaagagccttggaacccgtgctaatttaattcaaaaaaaaaagagagaagaaaagagaaggagaggAAACCCTAACTCCCaaccacgccgccgccgccgcctgtcGTCCGCCTCAGGCCGCCGCGCCAGTCTCCCAGCCGTCGAGGGTCGGTTCACGccaagccgccgcacgccgagCAAACCGAAGCCACGCAGCCGTAAGCCGACGCCCTCGCCGAATCGAAGCCCCGAGCCGCGACGTCTCAGTCGGGAGTCGAAGCCGCAGCCGTGCCGCTCGTCTGCCGGGAAGCGGAAAAGCCGAAGCCGTCTCCCTCAGCCAGCCGTAGTACCGCGCCGCTTCTGAaagccgaagccggaactcgccgcgccgcttcgatcggAGGAGGATAGCTCAGCCACGCCGCACCGCtgagatccgacgcagcgcagccggatcgttcgtcagccagccgccgcgccgacgggaatccagcagctaagcctcgcgcgccgccagccgtcgaacccgaacccggagccgctccgcATCCGCGCGCCCTAACCCGAAGCCGAttccgcgtgcgagccgcgtccgcgtgcgagccgcgttcgcgtgtgaagccgcgccgcgcgcttctgcgtagccgagccgcgtctccccctgttgcaagccgagccgcacgcgtgaaCCCCTGTGTcaaagccgagccgcgcctgcgccaagccgagccggtccctgtcctcttccagccgagccgccaagaccaatttggctccatccacctacattttggtaacttaattaattattgtggcattttcccagtaagactcccTGGTCCGGacgtaaattaaattattttaggacTAAGTTAAGTTATTTTTCCTAAGGGCGTCTTGGACCGAGTGACCGGTGCGGCGAGAGACTCTCTTCAGTAGGGACTCATCCACTGCAACCTTTtctggggtaagttatttcaacgtAGTCTTAACCGTtaatcgttggtgacctaattacggactttggcgttattaaatatttaggatcccgttgcttggaaagcacacgtgtcttgcggttaggactcgtcgggtgaatctccaggtaagagattccactactggcttcatgtttagaagtgtgagactatgtatgctccAATTTCTCTCATGTTATGAATTAAACAGTAcaatgcctgaaataaatgttagcaTGATATAACTGATGATGTGATTAGACTTTAGCCCGTCATGTTTGGCGAGAGCTGTTGTGGCCATGCGGCGaatgtcgagatggagagtgtagagatgatttatgtgatatgtttcatactgatgccatgtgtatgtatactgcaagtagggtacctgttagcttagtctgttagagtcgtacctgcatgggtgtcctacgggatcaccacctattgaggactgtgtggtccgacgggacaccagtctagcatgagatagatatgactcgagtgactcgacggggtcctcgcatcccgactgtcctaggtgtcccccggggcaccgaagaccagagctacgttcctacgggagcgcatgttgcacgtgttcgggaacgtgccagagattgggtaccagtttcaggactctgacaggaagctaacaggcacctagtgggaccagtagtgggtcccttactgagtattttttttactcactctcttcattttatgttttcaggtagaggacgaggcaagggcaagggcaagctggcgagcgacccgaagtgaccgtggagggccatagggactactgcttccgcttatccttattttagattttcgtaattgagtttgaaaccttttcattacttgccatcttttatgtagatagggcccgagtaggacatCAGAACGCATTTACACTTTTTGCATGGCTAtcttgtttaactttttcacaaatggaatttcttaaaccgtatgctttttaataaattttatgacttaaaccactggttctatattgagtaatgacttcgattcagtataaggagttgggtcgttacagttggtatcagagccaagtgttttaggttctgtagactgacctacgatgtaagtcattttgttttggttttacttcaccctatggctatacggtccttcagcactcgccaggtatgcctaaagccttgctaatgttaagattacgattttgcctgaatagtctagaTCTAGAGATAGGgcgttaagttcttgtggtgaaaagtttgttggtgaattttagggagaatgccgccacgtagaggtgcacgccgaggaggtggtaggggaggcagaggtgccggtcgtggccagccggaggcgccacctgctgcaccggcagtcgacccaaatgcaccggtcacccaggcggatctcgccgcgatggagcggcgctatcaggacatgctgcaagctgctttggcgcctttcctagccgcccagcagaaccaggccgcccagcagaaccaggccgcccagcagaaccaggccgcccctgctcaggcccaagCCGTTgttcctccagcccctgaggaagctccaccagtaccagttcaactgtcggccgaggcgaaacacttacgggactttaggaagtataatcctaagacctttgacggatctatggacaaccccacaaaggcccaaatgtggttgacgtccatagagactattttccggtacatgaagtgcccagaagaccagaaggtgcagtgtgcagtcttcttcttggaggaccgaggcaccgcctggtgggagaccgctgagagaatgctggggggcgatgtcagtaagataacttgggagcagttcaaggagaacttctatgctaagttcttctctgccaatgtgaagcacgccaagctgcaagagttcctaaacttggagcaaggcgacatgacggtggagcagtacgacgccgagttcgatatgctgtcccgctttgctcccgatatggtaagggatgaggctgccaggacggagaaattcgttagaggactcaggctagacattcagggcattgtcagagctctccgcccagccacgcatgctgatgcactacgtatagcactggatttgagcctgcctgagagagccgattcgtctaaggctgccggcagagggtcagccttgggacaaaagagaaaggttgagacgcagcctgacgtagcaccgcagcgaacactgagatCAGGAGGTGttttccagagacaccgacgggagctggcagcagccgggaggacgctgagagagctacccgcttgtactacctgtgggagagtccacggaggtcgttgtttggctggaagtggagtctgtttcagatgtagacagccggggcatactgctgatgtgtgtcctcggaaaccctttgagacgacaccgccccagccttctgcggcccagcaggggagagttttcgccactacccggcaggaggccgagcgagctggcacagtggtgacaggtacgctcccaattttggggcattatgcttttgtgctatttgactctgggtcatcccactcgtttatatcctcagTTTTCGTTCaacatgtgggtttggaggtagaacccttgggtagtgttttgtcggtttctactccatctggggaggtcctgttgtccaaagaacaaataaaggcatgtcgggtagagatagcgaatcgtatgttagacgtgaccttgctagtgttagacatgcaggattttgatgtgatactaggcatggattggctgtcagccaaccatgcaaatatagactgttttggcaaggaagttatcttcaaccctccctccggggctagtttcaaattcaggggggcaggcatggtatgtatacccaaggtcatctcagccatgaaggctagtaaactactcagccagggtacttggggcatcttggcaagcgtagtggatattagagagccagaagtttccctatcttccgaaccagtggtgagggagtaccccgacgttttcccagacgaactcccaggacttccgccgcccagagaagtagacttcgccatcgagttagagccgggcactgcccctatctcgagggccccttacagaatggctccagccgagctaaaagagttgaaggtccagttacaggagttgctggacaaaggcttcatccggcccagtgtgtcaccttggggagccccagtattgttcgtgaagaagaaggatgggtcgatgcgcctttgtattgactatcgagagctgaacaaggtgacagtcaaaaaaccgctatcccttgcccaggattgatgacttgttcgatcagttgcagggagccactgtcttttccaagatcgacctgcgatcgggctatcaccagttgagaaTTAGGGatggtgacattcccaagacggcctttcgatcgaggtacggacattatgAGTTCgtggtgatgtctttcggcttgactaacgctcctgcagtgttcatggatttgatgaacagggtgtttaaggaatttctagactcgttcgtcatagtcttcattgacgacatcctgaTTTACTCGAAAAccgaggctgagcacgaggagcacttgcaccaggtgttggagactcttcgagccaaccagttgtatgccaagttctccaagtgtgaattctggttaaagaaggtgacgtttcttggccacgtggtttccagtgaaggagtttcagtggatcccgcaaagattgaagcggtgaccaattggcctcgaccgtccacggttagtgaaattcgaagttttctgggcttggcaggttactataggaggttcgtggaagacttctctcgtatagccagcccgttgacccagttgaccaggaagggaaccccttttgtatggagcccagcatgcgagcgcagctttcaggagcttaaacagaagctagtgactgcaccagtcctgacagtgcccgatggttcgggaaactttgtgatctatagtgatgcctccaagaagggactgggctgtgtcctgatgcagcaaggtaaggtagttgcttatgcctcccgccagttgaaggttcatgagcagaactaccctacccacgacttggagttggcagctgtaatctttgcactgaagatatggaggcactacctgtacggtgagaagattcagatttacaccgaccataagagcctgaagtatttcttcactcagaaggagttgaatatgaggcagaggaggtggctcgagctggtgaaagactacgactgcgagatcctttaccacccaggtaaagcaaatgtagtggctgacgcgctgagtaggaaggttgcacattcagcagcgctaatcaccaagcaggcccccttactcagggattttgagagagccgagattgcagtctcagtgggtgaggttaccgcacagttggctcagttgtcagttcagccaaccttgaggcaaaagatcatcgctgctcaatggaatgatccttacttggccgagaagcgtcgtatggtggagacagggcaaggtgaagacttctccatatccgctgacgatggccttatgtttgagggacgcttgtgtgtaccggaagacagcgcagttaagacggagcttttgaccgaggctcacagttccccgtttaccatgcaccctggaagtacgaagatgtatcaggacttaaggagtgtctattggtggaggggcatgaagagggatgtggcagactttgtcagtagatgcttggtgtgccagcaggtgaaggcacctaggcagcatccagcagggttgctGCAACCcctgagtgtgccagggtggaagtgggagagtgtgtcgatggattttattacgggactgcccaagaccctaaagggctacacggtgatctgggttgtggtcgacagactcacgaagtcggcccatttcgtgccaggaaaatccacttacactgccagtaagtgggggcagttatacatgacagagattgtgagactacatggagtacccgtatccatcatttcagacagagacgctcgtttcacatcgaagttctggaagggacttcaacttgccttaggtacgaggctggacttcagcacggcattccacccccagaccgatggtcagacagagagattgaaccagatgttggaagatatgctgcgggcctgcgtgctagagttttcaggaagttgggactcccgtctgcatctgatggagtttgcctataacaacagctaccaggctaccatcggtatggcaccgttcgaggctctgtatggcaagtgctgtagatccccggtctgctggggcgaggttggagagcagaggatgctaggccccgagttagtgcagactaccaacgcagccatacagaagatccgagctcgtatgctgacagcacagagcagacagaagagttatgctgatgtacgacgtaaggatctcgagttcgaagtaggagatatggtctttctgaaggttgcacccatgaagggtgttctgaggttcgcgaagaaggggaagcttagtccacgcttcgtagggccgttcgagatactggagcggattggccccgtggcttatcgcttggcgctacccccatcccttgctgcagtgcacgacgtatttcatatctccatgctgaggaaatatgtcgcagacccaacacacgtggtggacttcgagccactacagtttagcgagaacttgagctacgaggagcagcctgtcgaggtcttggcaagggaggttaagaagcttcgcagtcgagaaattccactggtcaagatcctttggcagaaccatggagtggaagaggccacatgggagaaagaagaggacatgagggcccagtaccccgagctgttcgaggattagaactttcgaggacgaaagttttttaggagggaagattgtaacgcccagcttttcttttcgtttttcttttattttttttttttatttcttttgtcttGCTGGAATTAATAGGGGGAAACCCTTATTAAACTAAGGTTggaatttattctattttttttttttatttattaaaggaggatttaatcaattaattagtagcaactaatttataagcttggaaagggtcaagggtgtttcattgaagagagagagaagagagatacttttggaaataaataataaaataatagaaaggaaattagtttctctcttatttaaagagccttggaacccgtgctaatttaattcaaaaaaaaaagagagaagaaaagagaaggagaggAAACCCTAACTCCCaaccacgccgccgccgccgcctgtcGTCCGCCTCAGGCCGTCGCGCCAGTCTCCCAGCCGTCGAGGGTCGGTTCACGccaagccgccgcacgccgagCAAACCGAAGCCACGCAGCCGTAAGCCGACGCCCTCGCCGAATCGAAGCCCCGAGCCGCGACGTCTCAGTCGGGAGTCGAAGCCGCAGCCGTGCCGCTCGTCTGCCGGGAAGCGGAAAAGCCGAAGCCGTCTCCCTCAGCCAGCCGTAGTACCGCGCCGCTTCTGAaagccgaagccggaactcgccgcgccgcttcgatcggAGGAGGATAGCTCAGCCACGCCGCACCGCtgagatccgacgcagcgcagccggatcgttcgtcagccagccgccgcgccgacgggaatccagcagctaagcctcgcgcgccgccagccgtcgaacccgaacccggagccgctccgcATCCGCGCGCCCTAACCCGAAGCCGAttccgcgtgcgagccgcgtccgcgtgcgagccgcgttcgcgtgtgaagccgcgccgcgcgcttctgcgtagccgagccgcgtctccccctgttgcaagccgagccgcacgcgtgaaCCCCTGTGTcaaagccgagccgcgcctgcgccaagccgagccggtccctgtcctcttccagccgagccgccaagaccaatttggctccatccacctacattttggtaacttaattaattattg
The sequence above is drawn from the Cucumis melo cultivar AY chromosome 2, USDA_Cmelo_AY_1.0, whole genome shotgun sequence genome and encodes:
- the LOC127148293 gene encoding uncharacterized protein LOC127148293 — encoded protein: MTTGWRRKKLCRAARVNPCVKAEPRLRQAEPVPVLFQPSRQDQFGSIHLHFGRLGPSDRCGERLSSVGTHPLQPFLGIPLLGKHTCLAVRTRRVNLQGECRHVEVHAEEVVGEAEVPVVASRRRHLLHRQSTQMHRSPRRISPRWSGAIRTCCKLLWRLS